From Daphnia pulicaria isolate SC F1-1A chromosome 4, SC_F0-13Bv2, whole genome shotgun sequence, one genomic window encodes:
- the LOC124338517 gene encoding uncharacterized protein LOC124338517 isoform X2, whose translation MSSGVILNGGCAAESFNLGTVEGHREDPSGETYDECWEPEDLVATVQFLATLDDRLHVMPSSSPDEPDPVVVLSPFCPNDNSNNSTNNIISTEENDEADVGNLGGTMDTTSSSVEVEANEPLLLPSSTTLHSFGDASAPSVALSDITAEENSVSSAAQTPSSIEERSIIRTSNKPAHLKRLG comes from the coding sequence ATGAGTAGCGGCGTGATTCTCAACGGCGGTTGTGCTGCCGAGAGTTTCAATTTAGGCACAGTGGAAGGCCATCGGGAAGATCCATCCGGAGAGACTTACGATGAGTGCTGGGAGCCGGAAGACTTGGTGGCCACCGTACAGTTTTTGGCAACATTGGATGACCGGTTACACGTgatgcccagcagcagcccagacGAACCGGATCCCGTTGTCGTGCTTTCGCCTTTCTGTCCCaacgacaacagcaacaactctACCAACAACATCATTTCGACTGAGGAGAATGACGAAGCAGATGTAGGAAATCTCGGCGGAACGATGGATACGACGTCCTCTTCCGTTGAGGTTGAGGCCAACGAACCTCTTCTGCTCCCATCCAGCACCACCCTCCACTCTTTTGGGGACGCTTCCGCTCCCTCCGTTGCGTTGAGCGACATCACGGCAGAGGAGAATTCCGTCTCGTCAGCCGCCCAGACTCCGTCCTCTATAGAGGAACGATCCATCATCCGGACCTCCAACAAGCCAGCCCATCTCAAAAG
- the LOC124338517 gene encoding uncharacterized protein LOC124338517 isoform X1 produces MSSGVILNGGCAAESFNLGTVEGHREDPSGETYDECWEPEDLVATVQFLATLDDRLHVMPSSSPDEPDPVVVLSPFCPNDNSNNSTNNIISTEENDEADVGNLGGTMDTTSSSVEVEANEPLLLPSSTTLHSFGDASAPSVALSDITAEENSVSSAAQTPSSIEERSIIRTSNKPAHLKSADWIAPHAGRPYGNGRQRADEPEEIKSRQHLTILPERKGQYSWLAAGKQRRKRGKC; encoded by the exons ATGAGTAGCGGCGTGATTCTCAACGGCGGTTGTGCTGCCGAGAGTTTCAATTTAGGCACAGTGGAAGGCCATCGGGAAGATCCATCCGGAGAGACTTACGATGAGTGCTGGGAGCCGGAAGACTTGGTGGCCACCGTACAGTTTTTGGCAACATTGGATGACCGGTTACACGTgatgcccagcagcagcccagacGAACCGGATCCCGTTGTCGTGCTTTCGCCTTTCTGTCCCaacgacaacagcaacaactctACCAACAACATCATTTCGACTGAGGAGAATGACGAAGCAGATGTAGGAAATCTCGGCGGAACGATGGATACGACGTCCTCTTCCGTTGAGGTTGAGGCCAACGAACCTCTTCTGCTCCCATCCAGCACCACCCTCCACTCTTTTGGGGACGCTTCCGCTCCCTCCGTTGCGTTGAGCGACATCACGGCAGAGGAGAATTCCGTCTCGTCAGCCGCCCAGACTCCGTCCTCTATAGAGGAACGATCCATCATCCGGACCTCCAACAAGCCAGCCCATCTCAAAAG CGCGGATTGGATCGCCCCCCACGCCGGCCGTCCGTATGGCAACGGGCGGCAACGGGCCGACGAGCCCGAAGAAATAAAGAGTCGTCAACATCTGACGATCCTGCCAGAGCGAAAAGGCCAATACTcttggctggctgctggcaaacaaagaagaaaacgtgGAAAGTGCTGA